The following coding sequences are from one Desulfosoma caldarium window:
- a CDS encoding glycosyltransferase family protein, with protein MTLSSSHVLESPGLGGAERFFIRPVNVLAKRPENTAVVGRPKSPVPRFLHPAVSVPDVAMRTEWDSFSTLKLRALIRHRAHAVAQTHMRQATRLTRIPRTSSAVHMARLGRSVKIPGDNTHTLGWIGNTKGIRDDLVRHGLSPHRVFHIPNFGPAPAPISTENLAQRCLQWHIPKKKRRASCFLRDAS; from the coding sequence ATGACCCTCTCGTCGTCACACGTTCTTGAAAGTCCAGGACTGGGGGGCGCGGAACGCTTTTTCATTCGGCCGGTCAACGTCTTGGCGAAACGGCCCGAAAACACGGCTGTGGTGGGGCGCCCCAAAAGTCCGGTCCCTCGATTCTTGCATCCTGCGGTGTCGGTCCCCGACGTGGCCATGCGCACCGAATGGGACTCGTTTTCGACCTTAAAGCTTCGGGCTTTGATCAGGCACCGTGCGCACGCCGTGGCGCAAACCCATATGCGCCAAGCCACACGCCTGACCAGGATTCCTCGAACATCCTCCGCCGTGCACATGGCCCGTTTGGGAAGGTCTGTCAAGATTCCGGGTGACAACACGCATACGCTTGGGTGGATCGGCAACACCAAAGGCATTCGCGACGACCTGGTGCGCCATGGACTTTCACCCCACCGGGTCTTCCATATTCCCAATTTTGGGCCCGCACCCGCGCCAATTTCTACAGAAAACCTGGCGCAACGTTGCCTTCAGTGGCACATTCCTAAAAAGAAAAGGCGCGCATCGTGTTTTCTCCGGGACGCTTCGTGA
- a CDS encoding glycosyltransferase produces the protein MSHIFVCPWRHEPFGNVILKAWSHGAPAVSTITVGAEELMSKNQNGLLIPIAHPVALAHSMLRVLKDPLPQRDLGENGIKTVLTFSLQDRVVAQDEELDERLVQ, from the coding sequence ATGAGCCATATTTTCGTGTGCCCTTGGCGTCATGAACCATTTGGCAACGTGATCCTGAAAGCCTGGAGCCACGGGGCTCCGGCGGTGTCCACAATAACGGTGGGAGCTGAGGAGCTCATGTCGAAAAACCAGAACGGGCTTCTCATACCCATCGCGCACCCTGTGGCGCTGGCCCACAGCATGCTTCGGGTGCTTAAAGACCCTCTTCCGCAAAGGGATCTTGGCGAAAACGGGATAAAGACGGTGCTGACGTTCTCTCTGCAAGACCGTGTTGTGGCGCAGGACGAGGAACTCGACGAAAGGCTCGTTCAGTGA
- a CDS encoding glycosyltransferase family 4 protein, protein MARESMRVLHVETGRHLYGGAYQVLLLLQGLASSGVENILCAPKESAIARAAGPYATVVPLPIAGELDPRLPWFLWQATHRWRPHLVHAHSRRGADWWTGPMGTARHIPSVITRRVDNPENPVLARFKYGFYHRIIAISEAIARVLRREGVEAEKIRIVKSCIEPKRFANPYPRDKVLRDLGLPQNTLLIGTVAQLIARKGHARLIDVAPAVIAQYPTAHFCFFGQGPLLKALQRRAQEKKVSGHVHFLGFREDMDRLFPCLNLLVHPATMEGLGVCLLEAAASGVPVVAGRSGGIPEVVHHELNGLLIDPEKDEELLSAILQMLQSPEKARRMGEAGRTLVEAQFSPQAMVQGNLAVYREILKDL, encoded by the coding sequence ATGGCCCGTGAATCGATGCGCGTGCTGCACGTGGAAACAGGGCGCCATCTCTACGGTGGCGCCTATCAGGTTCTGCTGCTCCTTCAAGGATTGGCCTCTTCGGGAGTAGAAAACATTCTGTGCGCTCCGAAAGAGAGCGCCATCGCTCGCGCCGCAGGCCCTTATGCAACGGTGGTGCCTCTGCCCATCGCCGGGGAACTGGATCCACGGCTGCCGTGGTTTTTGTGGCAGGCCACTCACCGATGGCGACCTCACCTCGTGCACGCCCACAGCCGGCGAGGAGCCGATTGGTGGACAGGACCGATGGGCACGGCTCGGCACATTCCATCGGTCATCACGCGCCGCGTGGATAACCCGGAAAACCCCGTCTTGGCTCGCTTCAAATACGGTTTCTATCATCGCATCATTGCCATTTCCGAAGCCATCGCTCGAGTTTTGCGCAGGGAAGGTGTCGAGGCGGAAAAAATCCGCATTGTCAAAAGCTGCATTGAACCGAAAAGGTTTGCCAACCCTTACCCTCGAGACAAAGTGCTTCGAGACCTGGGCCTTCCCCAAAACACTCTTCTCATCGGCACGGTGGCCCAACTCATTGCCCGCAAAGGGCACGCGCGACTGATCGATGTGGCCCCCGCCGTCATTGCACAATATCCGACAGCACATTTTTGTTTTTTTGGCCAGGGGCCTTTACTCAAGGCACTGCAGCGGCGCGCGCAAGAGAAGAAGGTTTCTGGCCACGTGCATTTTTTGGGATTCCGTGAGGACATGGATCGCCTTTTTCCATGCTTAAATCTCCTGGTCCATCCGGCCACTATGGAAGGGCTGGGGGTCTGCCTATTAGAAGCGGCCGCCAGCGGAGTGCCCGTTGTGGCGGGTCGATCCGGCGGCATTCCCGAAGTCGTTCATCATGAGCTCAACGGACTTTTGATCGACCCCGAAAAGGACGAAGAACTTCTGTCGGCCATTCTTCAAATGCTGCAGTCTCCTGAGAAAGCTCGACGCATGGGCGAAGCCGGACGCACTTTGGTCGAGGCGCAGTTTTCCCCACAAGCCATGGTGCAAGGCAATCTTGCCGTTTACCGAGAAATCCTCAAGGATCTCTGA
- a CDS encoding glycosyltransferase family 4 protein: protein MASNRHPSERPASMVYLSRARLHRPRANVIQTLKTVEGLERIGVPVELHLPPWKGQRSLEELLAHHGVTRPLDIRAHAGLRSLWKPIGFAPFFWKYEKTLRQSRAVFTRSADLSLVLIRRGISHSFEVHDMDALCRHGTLERLLEAHARGLLRHFFPISHAAARGLMDRGVTPACIHVCPCGADLSLFQDMAPWNPSGLTNPHVMYLGRISRDRGLDILEALAERAGCRVTVVGVLEDRPKTDRLQVVPFVPHRKVPRYLEQADIVVMPYQRHLAHAGSISPMKLFEAMAAGRPILVSDLEPIREIIHHGQNGLCVPPDDEKAWIEAVRFLREHPQEAHRMAIQAQKDASRFGWESRARRLQEVLWNNNSASEHDRKS from the coding sequence ATGGCATCGAACCGTCATCCGAGTGAGCGACCCGCATCCATGGTTTACCTTTCCAGAGCGCGCCTGCATCGGCCTCGAGCCAACGTCATTCAGACGCTGAAAACCGTGGAGGGTCTCGAGCGCATCGGCGTTCCCGTGGAACTGCATCTGCCTCCGTGGAAAGGACAACGCAGCCTTGAAGAGCTTCTCGCACATCACGGCGTGACGCGGCCCCTTGACATTCGCGCCCACGCGGGTCTGCGTTCCTTGTGGAAGCCCATCGGGTTCGCCCCTTTTTTCTGGAAGTATGAAAAAACGCTGCGGCAATCCCGTGCAGTGTTTACCCGATCGGCCGATCTCAGCCTGGTTCTCATACGACGCGGCATTTCTCACAGCTTTGAAGTGCATGACATGGACGCCTTATGCCGTCACGGCACGCTGGAGCGGCTTCTGGAAGCCCATGCCAGAGGCCTTCTGCGCCATTTCTTTCCCATCAGTCATGCGGCGGCCCGCGGCCTTATGGATCGTGGCGTGACCCCTGCATGCATTCATGTCTGCCCATGCGGCGCCGATCTCTCCCTGTTTCAAGACATGGCTCCATGGAACCCTTCCGGCTTGACCAACCCTCACGTCATGTATCTGGGTCGAATCAGCCGGGATCGCGGCCTCGACATTCTGGAAGCACTCGCAGAGCGGGCCGGTTGTCGCGTCACCGTGGTGGGAGTCCTGGAAGACCGTCCAAAGACGGATCGTCTTCAGGTCGTGCCCTTTGTTCCGCATCGGAAAGTTCCCCGATATCTGGAACAGGCCGACATTGTGGTCATGCCCTATCAAAGGCATCTGGCCCATGCGGGCTCCATCAGCCCCATGAAGCTCTTTGAAGCCATGGCGGCCGGAAGACCCATTCTCGTCAGCGATCTGGAACCCATTCGCGAAATCATTCATCATGGACAAAACGGACTTTGTGTTCCACCTGACGACGAAAAGGCCTGGATCGAAGCCGTACGGTTTCTTCGAGAACATCCTCAAGAAGCTCATCGCATGGCTATCCAGGCTCAAAAGGACGCTTCTCGCTTCGGCTGGGAAAGCCGGGCGCGTAGACTGCAAGAGGTGCTTTGGAACAATAACTCCGCGTCCGAACACGACCGGAAATCATGA
- a CDS encoding glycosyltransferase family 9 protein, with product MKALALPSCPRFLIIRPSAIGDVVMALPMAATIKKACEDAFVAWIVEPSMVEFLQAQPHVDQVLAWPKSQWKELMKSRRLAALAREVLQFRQRLKNLKIDIALDAQGLLRSRLLAVLSGARHRIGFPSKEPGSFLMTQILSKGPRTRIIATEYEHMMRRLGFLRDAYPMGIFIPKKDTRTARHLVSHAVGTQSYAVFAMFTTRPQKHWLFERWAGLAHKIFQEFGLSVVLLGGPNDVPAGDALARRHAFTVNLAGRTSLLESAAIIQGARLVIGVDTGLTHMAVALKRPTIALFGATCPYVNTRSHHAVVLYKPMHCSPCRRRPTCGHAYTCMAAIQEDDVMSTARRLLDAARDINLAKAPG from the coding sequence GTGAAGGCTTTGGCGCTGCCATCCTGTCCTCGTTTCCTTATCATTCGGCCCAGTGCCATCGGCGATGTGGTCATGGCCTTGCCCATGGCCGCCACGATCAAAAAGGCCTGCGAAGACGCCTTCGTGGCCTGGATCGTGGAACCGTCCATGGTGGAATTCCTTCAAGCCCAGCCACACGTGGACCAGGTTCTGGCCTGGCCGAAATCGCAATGGAAAGAACTCATGAAATCTCGGCGCCTGGCCGCTCTGGCTCGGGAAGTCTTGCAGTTTCGCCAAAGGCTGAAAAACCTGAAAATCGATATAGCCTTGGATGCGCAGGGATTGTTGAGAAGCCGGCTACTGGCGGTCCTCAGCGGGGCACGGCACCGCATCGGCTTCCCCTCCAAAGAACCGGGCAGCTTTCTCATGACCCAAATCCTTTCCAAGGGACCCCGCACGCGCATCATAGCCACAGAATACGAACACATGATGCGACGCCTTGGATTCTTGCGGGACGCCTACCCCATGGGAATCTTCATCCCCAAAAAGGATACCCGGACAGCGCGACACCTCGTGTCTCATGCCGTAGGGACCCAATCCTATGCCGTGTTTGCCATGTTTACGACCAGGCCTCAAAAGCACTGGCTTTTCGAGCGCTGGGCCGGTCTGGCTCATAAGATTTTCCAAGAATTTGGCCTTTCCGTCGTGCTTCTGGGAGGACCCAATGACGTGCCGGCCGGGGATGCGCTGGCTCGACGCCATGCGTTTACGGTGAATCTTGCCGGACGAACATCCCTTTTGGAAAGTGCCGCCATTATTCAAGGGGCACGTTTGGTCATCGGCGTGGACACGGGGCTCACCCACATGGCCGTCGCCCTCAAGAGGCCGACCATCGCCCTCTTTGGCGCCACATGCCCGTACGTCAACACGCGATCCCATCACGCCGTGGTTCTCTACAAACCCATGCACTGTTCCCCGTGCCGCCGTCGCCCCACATGCGGCCATGCCTACACGTGCATGGCGGCCATTCAGGAAGACGACGTCATGAGCACAGCACGCCGGCTTCTGGACGCCGCCAGAGACATCAACCTTGCCAAAGCCCCGGGCTGA